AATGATTTCTCTACAGTCTTCAATCGATATTGGGATTGCACTTGGGTACAGCAACATGTTCGTTGGCAGAGAGTGTGCGATTACAAGCCGACGACGAAGCTCCAACAGCAGGTCACCAGCACGTGCAATATAATTAGAATCGTCTCATTCGGAGAGGAGGGGTCGCCTTCCCAAACGAGCATAGATCGGTGAGCAAAGAACACATATAGAGTGGATCTGAATGATGGATTGTGAACCAGGATAGTTATCCGCAGATGACGGTTGCCGGAAAGACGGCGGTCGTTATCGGGGGTACGAGCGGTATCGGACGTGCGATCGCACTCGGGCTAGCTGAAGACGGCGCCGACGTCATCGCGAGTAGCCGAGACCGAATGTCAGTTGAGGAGATAGCGACGGAACTCCGCGAGCGAGGCACTGCCACCGCAGAAGTCGTATGTGATGTAACGGATCGCGACTCGATCGAGAATCTCGCGGAGACCGCAGTAGAGAAATTCGGGGGCGTCGATATCCTGGTCAATTCGGCCGGGTCTGTCGCAAAGTCCCCAATCACAACTATGTCCGAAGATGACTGGGAACGAGATATTGAGGTCAACCTAACTGGCGTATTCCGCGCCTGTCAGGTGTTTGCGAACGTGATGGAGGAGGGAAGCATCATTAATATCTCCTCGATGTCGTCCGGGCAAGCACGAGAAAACCGGCCCGCATACTGCGCCTCGAAAAGTGGCGTCGACGGACTGACCCGTGCAGCTGCCGCCGATCTTGGTCCATCGATCCGCGTCAACGCGATCGCGCCTGGGTTCGTTAAAACGCCGCTCGCGGGTGATGCGTTCGATGAGGAGACCGAACTTCGCGCCGAGATCGACCAACGGACGCCGATGGAGCGGGTCGCGACGCCCGACGAGATTGCCGGTCTCGCTCTCTATCTTGCCAGCGATGCCGCCTCATTCACGACCGGCGAAGTCATCCGCGTCGATGGCGGTTACGACAACAGCGCACAGTAACCGACACGATCTGTAGTAACTAATCGGATTCCTATTTGATCCGTCTTCAAGCGACAGGCTCACATAAAGTATTAACTGATAGCCGAGTGAGATCCAACCCGAAATGAAATTAGTACTCACTGACGACGAATGGGTGCCTCAAACGACTGATCTCGCCGGACAGAGACAATGACTGGTATGGACGTTGCAGAACTCATCGGTCCGGGTGAATTCGAACTCCGGAACCGCGATCGTCCGAAACCCGATGCTGACGAGGTCTTAGTCGCCGTCTCGCGTGTCGGAATCTGCGGTTCGGATCTTCACTGGTACGAGCACGGACAGATGGGTGACCGAGTCGTTGACGACTCGTTAATACTCGGTCACGAGAGTGCCGGGGAGATCGCTGATGTCGGGGCAAACGTTTCGGAACTTTCAGTCGGTGACCGCGTCGCAATCGAACCCGGGATTCCGTGCGGCAAGTGCCAAGCCTGTCGTGACGGCGACTACAATCTCTGTCCTAATGTCGAATTCATGTCGACCCCCGGGACGGACGGCGCTCTCGCCGAGTATGTCGCCTGGCCTGCGAAGTTCGTTCACCCTCTCCCAGAGGGGATGACGGTGACAGAAGGGGCGCTATGTGAACCATTGAGTGTTGGTCTCCAGGCGATCCAGCGCGGTGATGTCGGTGTCGGCGACACCGTCTTGATCATGGGTGCAGGTCCCATTGGTCGTACGGCTCTAGAGTGTGCAACTGCCGCAGGGGCCGCCGAGATCGTCGTCGTTGATATCGTTGACGAGAAACTCGACCAGGCGGTCGACCAAGGCGCAGATCTGGCAATCAACTCGAATACCCAAAACGTGCTGAAAGTCCTCGAGACGGCGATACCGACTGGTGTCGACGTCGCAATCGAGGCAACTGGCGCCCCTCCGGCGATAGAGACCGTCCCAGATACCGTCGGCCGCGGTGGAACCGTCGTACTCGTCGGTCTCGCTGCAGACCAGGCCGTGCCCTTCGACACCTACCGTCTCGTTCGCAACCAGATCAATGTCTGTGGAAGCTATAGGTTCGCGAACACTTACT
This is a stretch of genomic DNA from Natrinema salifodinae. It encodes these proteins:
- a CDS encoding SDR family NAD(P)-dependent oxidoreductase; its protein translation is MTVAGKTAVVIGGTSGIGRAIALGLAEDGADVIASSRDRMSVEEIATELRERGTATAEVVCDVTDRDSIENLAETAVEKFGGVDILVNSAGSVAKSPITTMSEDDWERDIEVNLTGVFRACQVFANVMEEGSIINISSMSSGQARENRPAYCASKSGVDGLTRAAAADLGPSIRVNAIAPGFVKTPLAGDAFDEETELRAEIDQRTPMERVATPDEIAGLALYLASDAASFTTGEVIRVDGGYDNSAQ
- a CDS encoding NAD(P)-dependent alcohol dehydrogenase gives rise to the protein MDVAELIGPGEFELRNRDRPKPDADEVLVAVSRVGICGSDLHWYEHGQMGDRVVDDSLILGHESAGEIADVGANVSELSVGDRVAIEPGIPCGKCQACRDGDYNLCPNVEFMSTPGTDGALAEYVAWPAKFVHPLPEGMTVTEGALCEPLSVGLQAIQRGDVGVGDTVLIMGAGPIGRTALECATAAGAAEIVVVDIVDEKLDQAVDQGADLAINSNTQNVLKVLETAIPTGVDVAIEATGAPPAIETVPDTVGRGGTVVLVGLAADQAVPFDTYRLVRNQINVCGSYRFANTYSTAIELIADGSVDVESMVDFHAPLSEVSDAFECATESDVVKGVIDVV